The genomic segment AGCCGTGCCTTTCGTAATGAGTATGGAACCCAGTGCCCGGGCACGCGCCGCGGGCGCACCGGTGGAGGTTCCGATCGGCAAGATCGAGCCGGGACAGATGATTACCGTCCAGTGGCGTGGCAAACCGGTATGGGTCCTGCGCCGCACCAAGAAGATGCTGGACGAAATCAAGAAGGATGAATCCCTGCTGGTGGATCCGTTTTCGAAAGTAAAGACCCAGCAGCCCCCCTACGTGGGTCCCGAAACCCGGTCCATCAAACCCGAATACCTGGTATTGGTGGGGATCTGCACTCACCTCGGTTGTTCGCCGAAACCAAAGCTCCAGATCGGTGCCGCTTCCGGTATGGGTCCGAACTGGCCGGGCGGTTTCTTCTGCCCCTGTCACGGGTCCAAGTTCGACCTCTCGGGCCGAGTATTCAAGAACGTCCCGGCGCCGACGAACCTGGTGGTTCCGCCGTACAAGTATCTGAGCGACACCCGCATCATCATCGGTGTCGATGAAAAGAAAGGAGCGGCGTGATGCAAAAGCTGATTTCCTGGATTGACGATCGTTTCCCTCTCATCGAGACGTGGGAATATCATCTTTCGAAGTACTACGCCCCGAAGAACTTCAACGTCTGGTACTACTTCGGCTCCCTGGCAGTCGTGGTGCTGGTGATTCAGATTGTCACCGGCATCTTTCTGACCATGCACTACAAGCCGGATACGCATTTGGCCTTCGCATCGGTCGAGTACATCATGCGCGACGTCGACTACGGGCGCGACGTCGACTACGGCTGGCTGATCCGCTACATGCATTCCACCGGTGCATCGTTCTTCTTTATTACGGTCTATCTGCACATGTTCCGCGGCCTGATGTACGGTTCCTATCGCGGCCCGCGTGAACTGCTGTGGATCATCGGTGTGGTGATCTTCATCGCCCTGATGGCCGAGGCCTTCATGGGCTATCTGCTGCCCTGGGGCAATATGTCCTACTGGGGCGCGCAGGTGATCATTTCCCTGTTCGATGCCATCCCGTATGTCGGCCATGGTCTGTCGGAGTGGATTCGCGGTGACTTCGTGGTTTCCGACGCGACCCTGAACCGCTTCTTCGCCTTCCACGTGATCGCGGTTCCCCTGGTTCTGATCGTGCTGGTATTCCTGCACCTGGTGGCCCTGCATGCCGTCGGCTCCAACAACCCCGACGGGATCGAGATCAAGAAGAACAAGGGCGAGGATGGTATTCCGCTGGACGGGATTCCGTTCCACCCGTACTACACGGTCGGCAAGGACCTGTTCGGTGTGGTGGTGTTCCTGATGATCTATTCCGCCGTGGTATTCCTGGGACCGGAACTGGGCGGTATCTTTCTGGAGCATGACAACTTCGTTCCGGCAAACATCCTGCAGACCCCGCCGGAGATCAAACCGCTGTGGTATTTCACGCCGTTCTACTCGATTTTGCGTGCGACCACTTCGGATCTGAAGCCGATTCTCGGCGCGTTCTTTGGCGTGGTTGGTGCCATATCTGCCTATTATTCGAGGGGCAAGATACTTCGGGTTGGTGTGATTGGCGCGATCGTTGCGGTTCTCATCCTCGGTCTGTACGTGCTGGAGGCCAAGGTGTGGGGCGTGATCCTGATGGGTAGCTCCCTGGTGGTGCTGTTCTTCCTACCGTGGCTGGACCAGTCGCCGGTCAAATCTGTCCGCTACCGCGGGTGGATCTACAAGCTGGCGCTGACGGTGTTCGTGATTGCCTTCATCATTCTCGGATATCTCGGCATGAAGACCCCGGCAGGGGTGGACCTGATCTGGTTCCAGAACAAGACCTGGGCACAGGTGTTTACGATCATCTATTTCTCGTTTTTCTTCCTGATGCCGTTCTATACCCGATGGGACAAAACCAAGCCGGTACCGGAGAGGGTGACCAAATGAAGAAAGTACTGATAACAGTCATGTTGGCACTTTTGCCGGCGGTTAGCTTCGCAGCGGCGGAGAAATCCTGCGGTGAAATCGACTGCGATCACGTTCAGGTGGACCTGGGCGATCGTGAATCGCTGCAGCGCGGCGCGCGTCTTTTCGTCAACTACTGCCTGTCGTGCCACAGCGCCAGCTACATGCGCTACAACCGCATGGCCAAGGATCTGGGGATCGGCGACAAGATGGTCGAAAAATACATGGGCTTCATCACCGACAAGGAAGGCAAGTTCAAGGTTGGTGAGCTCATGAAGGCCAATATGACCCCGGAAGTGGCCAAGGCCACGTTCAACACGGTTCCGCCGGACCTGAGCGATGTCGCCCGGTCCCGGGGTCCGGACTGGATTTACACCTACATGCGCAGCTTCTACAGCGACACTACCCCGAGCGGATGGAACAACTTGGTGTTTCCCCACGTCGCCATGCCCAATGTGTTATATGGCCTGCAGGGCGTACAGCGCGCTGTGTTCGAAACCAAGAAAGACGGTGAGCGGGAGTTCTTGCGGATTGAAACCGAGAAGCCGGGCAGCATGTCGGAGAAGCAATACGATGCCGCCATGCGCGACCTGACCAATTTCATGGTCTACCTGGGGGAGCCGGCGAAGCTGGTACGCTATCGCCTGGGCGTATTCGTGCTGCTGTTCCTTGCCGTCCTGTTGCTGTTTTCCTGGATGCTCAAGAAGGATTACTGGAAAGACATCCACTAGTCTGTATGGTATGTAGGCGCATGGGCCAATCCCTGGCCCATGCGCCTGTTTCATGAAGCACTAGGAGAAAGGTCCGATGGCATCGCCCGCAAATCGCAAACCGGTAATGACCCTCTATTCGGGTACTACGGATCCATTCAGTCATCGAACCCGGATTGTGCTGTTCGAAAAGGATGTCGAGTGCCACATCGAATTCATCGATCCGAACAACAAGCCGCGTGAGTTGGCGGAGTTGAATCCGTACAATCAGGTGCCGGTTATGGTGGATCGTGATCTCGTACTCTACGAGTCGCTGATCATCAACGAATATCTCGACGAGCGTCTTCCGCACCCGCCACTGATGCCTGTGGACCCGGTCAATCGGGCCAAGGCGCGCCTGATGCTGTTTCGGTTTGACCGCGACTGGTACAGCCTTTTCCCCGTGATCGAGGGAAGCGACAAGAAGGCGGCGACCAAGGCGCGCAACATCATTCGTGACGGGCTGACGGTTATCTCTCCGGTATTCAAGCACCAGGAATTCTTCCTCGGGGACGAACTATCCCTGGTGGACTGTTCCCTGGCCCCCGTTCTGTGGCGCCTGCAGCACTTCAATATCATTCTCCCGCGCCAGGCCAAGCCCATCCTCGACTACGGGGAGCGCCTGTTTGCCCGCAAATCGTTCCAACTGAGCCTGACCGAGCTGGAGCGTGAGATGGTCAAGTGAGTCCTGGACGGGAAGCCGCGGGAGAGTCGGTATGAAGACCCTGAAGGCTTCCCTGCTGGATGCCGTCTACGGCTGGGCCCTGGACAATCAATTCACCCCCTACCTGGTCGCGGTGGCTGACTACCCGGGCATCGAGGTCCCGGAGTCCGCGGTCGACCAGGGCACCGTGGTTCTCAACATTCATCCCCGCGCCGTCCGCGATTTCGTTCTCGACGACGATTTCGTCACATTCAGCGCCCGCTTTTCCGGTCAGGCTCGAACGGTTTCCGTCCCGGTTGCCGCCGTGACCGCCCTCTATGCCCAGGAGAATGGCGAGGGCGTTTCGTTTGCCTTGCCGGAACCACCCGCCGATCCCACGGGCACCCGGCCCGCTGCAGGTGATCGGCCGGCACTGAAGATCGTCAAATAACCCCACTTCGCCCGTCGCGGTCAACCCGCGCGGTCTCCATATGTTATTGCAGTCACACACATGCCAGCGGTTCTGGCTGCTAGACTACTGTGACACACCAACAGGGAGACCGACCGGTGAGACTGCGACGAATCGTACCGCTTGCAACACTGCTGGTGTTGCCACACGTGGCGCTCGCGAACGATGTGGGCATCTTTAGCGAGGTTGACGGGGACGTAACGATTCTTCGTGGCGATACTTATTACCAGGCCGCGACCGGTGTGGATGTCAACGAGCAGGACATCATCGAGACCGGGAAGCAAGGCTCCGCGCAACTGGACCTCGAGGATGGTTCCAGTCTGCGCATCGCCGGAAACAGCCGGGTACTGCTTTCCGATTATCAGCTTCGCGAGGACGGTAACGTCGTCAGGGCGACGGTCGATGTTCTTACCGGTTGGCTGCGGTTCGCAGTCAGCAAATTGCATGGCCATTCGAGCTACGGCTTCAACACCCCGGTCATGACCATCGGAATCCGGGGAACCCAGGGCATCATTCAGGCCGATACGGGGGACGGCAGCCTGATGCTGGAAGAGGGACATGTTCGCGTTCACGGGATCGATGAAGAAGGAAATGAAAAACCCGGAGAGGAAGCCGTGGATGCGGGTCAGTATCTTTCTCGCCAACGGGGAAGGATGTTTGCCCGCCGGGCTGGAGCCCCGGCGGGCTTCTGGAGCCGTTTGCCTGCGCGCATGAAGCTTCGGCTCGTACGCAGGGCGCAGCTTCTGAAGCGGCATGGCATCCAGCCGCGTCCAATCCGGCGCATGCAGCGAAGGGATATGCTTCGCTATCTGCACAATCATCCGGCCATGAAGTGGCGCTTGCGCCGTCGTTTTCAGGCGCGATGGAAGGACGATCCCGAATTCCGCAAGGCATTTGCGCGTCACCGTCGAGACGTACGCGAGCGACGTCAAAACTGGCGCGAGCGCAGGCGGGTGCACCGGCATTTGGTGGACTAGGCGATCATGCTGCGGGCCATCCGGGCGGACATCACCACGCTGCAAGTTGACGCCATCGTAAATGCGGCCAACGAAAGTCTTTTGGGCGGCGGCGGTGTGGACGGCGCGATCCACCGCGCGGCGGGACCGGAACTGTTGGCCGCCTGCCGGGAAATCGGGGGTTGTCCCACGGGAGAGGCGCGCATCACGGCCGGATTCCGGTTGCCCGCGCGCTACGTGGTGCACACCGTGGGCCCGGTCTGGCACGGCGGCGATGCCGGGGAGGCGGCCCTGCTGGCCAATTGCTACCGAAACTCCCTGGAGCTGGCTCTGCAGCAGGGCGATATTCGAACCATCGCCTTTCCCGGCATCTCCACCGGGGTGTACGGCTATCCCAAGGAAGAGGCCGCGCGGGTCGCGATCACGATTTGTCGCGACTACGACTCGCGCTTTGAGGAGATCGTATTCTGCTGCTTCAGCGTGGAAGACCGGGAGCGCTACGAGCGACTGCTGGCTGCCGAATCGGACTAAACCGGTTCATGCCATTGCGGCACGAACCGGCCCGATGACTAGTCGCCGATACGGAAACCCATTTTCAAGGAGTAGGAGTTGGTGCCACCGGTATTGTCCGCCTCCACCGTCAGGTTGAATGCGGTCAGGTCGAAGGCCAGGCCGTAGAAATAGCGGGACCTGGTTTTGCCGTAATCCGAAAAACCACTGCCGCTCAGGTCCGAACCGTTGAGCTGCACGAAACCGATGCCGGCATAGGGCGAGATCGGTCCCAAGCCCTTGGAGATACTGGTGTCGAGCCCGGTGGTGGTGGCCTTGAGATAGCCCGGGACCTCATAGCTCGTATAGGAGCCACGTACGTTCCACGCCGGGGAGGCGATGCCGCCCTTCCAGATGGCGTAGCTCAGGGCCGCGCCGTAGCCGGTACCCGTAACCCCGGTAGTGGGGATGCCGATGCTGGTGTAGTAGCCAGCGATGTCGAGGCCGGCGACCAGGCCTTTCTGGAATTTCAGTTTGGGCAGGACCACCGAGTTGCCCTGGAATTTGCCACTGGTGCCCTCGACGCTGATGTCGAAACCGACGATGCCCAGGGGTGCGGCCGCCGCGACCGCGCGGTACTCGGTGAGGACGCCAAATTCGTCCATCAAATTGTTGAATGCGGCCTGCGATGCAGGGGGCGCTGCGTGGGCGACGGAGCTGGCGCCCACGAAGGCGACGGCAACCGGTATAAGACGCTTTTTCATTTCTTCCTCCATTCGGATGGGCCGGTCGCGTAGGGACTGGCATTGCCTGATAACTATAGTATCGGCGAACGCACGGCGAAAACCGTACCGGCCGTCGGTCCCTTAGCTACGGTCTTCCCCATTCGCTTCCGGAAAGATCTTCCCCGGATTGAGGATCCCTGCGGGATCGAACTCGTGCCGGATGCGCCGCATGAGATCCAGCGTTTCCGGGTCAATCTCGCGATTGATGTAGTCGCGTTTTTCCCGGCCGATTCCGTGTTCGCCGGAGAGGGTCCCGCCAAGGGAAAGAACCAGATCGAACACCGCGTCCAGGCACGGTCGCGCGTGCTCTTGTTGTTCCGGGTCCTGCGAGTCGTACAAGAGATTGACGTGAATGTTGCCGTTACCGGCATGACCGAAATTGACGATGGTAATACCATACCTGCGGCTGATCGTTTCCAGGCCGTCGATCAGATTTGGTATCCGTGATACCGGGACCACCACATCCTCGTTCAACTTGTTGGGTGCCACCGTGCGCAGGGCCGGTGACAACGCCTTACGCGCCGCCCACAGTTGTGCCGCCTCCTCCGCTGTCTGTGCCTGGCGCAGGTCCACCAGGCCATCGTTACTGGCAGCGCGCGAAACGGCTTCCACTGCCGCGTCCAGACCGGCAAGCGGGCCGTCGACTTCAATCATCAACATCGCCCCGGCGCCCTCGGGCAAGTCGGCACCGGCGTACTCGCGCGCCATGGAAATGGCGCGTGCATCCATGAACTCAAGGGAACGCGGGATGGTTGCCTGGCCCATGACGGCCGATACGGCCTCCGCGGCATGGCTGATGTTCTGGTATGCCACACGCAGGGTACGTATGGCCTCGGGCAGCGGCGCGAGCTTCAGGGTCAGTTCGGTGATAATCGCCAGTGTTCCTTCGGAGCCGATCAGCAGGCGGGTCAGGTCGTAGCCAACCACCCCCTTGGTGGTGTACACGCCGGTCTGGATGGACTCGCCGGCGCCGGTGACCGCCTTGAGGCCAAGGACATTATCGCGCGTGGTGCCGTACTTCAGGGCGCGCGGGCCCGCGGCGTTGACTGCCGCGTTGCCGCCAATGGTGCAGAAAGCGGCACTGGTGGGATCTGGCGGCCAGAAGAAACCGTGTTCGGCAGCGGCATCCTGTGCTGTCTGGTTGAGCACACCGGCTTCGACCACCATCACCCGGTTGGCCGGGTCGGTGGAGAGGATGCGATCCATGCGCTCCAGGGAAAGCACAACGCCCCCGGCGTACGGTACCGCCCCACCGGCGGTGCCGGTGCCGCGCCCACGAACGGTCAGGGAAATGGATCGCGATCGACACTCGCGCACGAGTTCCACAACTTCCTGTTCCGTGACGGCGAGCGCGACGGCTGCAGGTGGTGAGAGGTGGCGTGAGTTGTCCTGACCATAGACCCAGCATTCGGCGGGGTCCGTGAGCAGGCGTTCGGCGCCAAAGATCTCCCGCAGACGTGTCAGGAATTCGGGATCCAGCTCATGCGTGCTCACGAATGCGGCGTACCAGGTCGGTAGTGGAACGTTCGAAGCGGAAGGGAATGGAATGCACCTGGCCGCCGGACTGCGACACGAAATCCGCGCCGACGATCTGTTCCGGTGCCCAGTCGCCGCCCTTGACCAGGTGGTCGGGTCGCACCCGGCGGATGAGATCGAGCGGCGTGTCTTCATCAAAGGGAACTACCAGCGATACGCAGCCGAGGGCGGCCAGCACCGCCATGCGATCATCCAGCCCGTTGAAGGGCCGGTCGGATCCCTTGTCGAGGAGTTTTACCGAATCGTCGCTGTTGACGCCGACGACAAGGCTGGACCCCAGGGCCGCCGCCTGTTCGAGGTAGTCCACGTGGCCCCGGTGCAGGATGTCAAAACAGCCGTTGGTGAATACGATAGGGCGGGGCAGAACGGCGAGCCGTTTTTCCAGTTCGGACGGATCGCGGAGGATCTTCTTCTCGCTCGGATTCACGCCTGACCCAGCAATTGATGATCGATCAGATCGCACAGGCAATGGATCGTCAGGATGTGAATCTCCTGGATGCGCGCTGTGGACGGCCCGCGCACGCAAATATCTACATCGTTGCCGGTCAAAAGGGTCGTGATTTCGCCGCCGTCGCGACCGTTGAGCGCAACGACAATCATGTCCCGTTCCTGTGCCGCCGCGACCGCGCGGATCACGTTGGCGGAATTTCCGGAGGTGGAGATCGCCAGCAGCACGTCACCGGGTTGACCCAGGGCGCGCACCTGTTTTGCAAAAATATCGTCGTAGTTATAGTCGTTGGCGATCGAGGTGATCGTTGAGCTGTCCGTTGTCAGCGCGATGGCCGGCAGCCCGGGCCGTTCCTTTTCGAAGCGGTTGAGTAGTTCGGATGAGAAATGCTGGGCGTCCGCTGCGGATCCGCCATTGCCGCATGCGAGGATCTTGCGATCCGCGAGCAGGGCGGTAATCATGCGATCGGCGCCGTCGACGATGACCGGAATCAGCGAATCCTTCAGTTCGGCGATGGTCTGTGAATGCTGCTGGAAATTACCGACAACGCGTGCGGCCAGGGAGGAAGGTTCGCCGGGTGTCTTGACTGCTTTCATTGTGCACCTGTTCAGAAGGCGTTTCGATACCAAACAATTTTGCCGCTCCGGCTGTCGCCGGCTATCGCCACGACGTCGAAACGGCATGGGCGGGATCGGGAGCCGTAGCATTCCTGCAGATACTGTTCGGCGCTCAGCCGGAGCTTCCGCTGCTTGCTGCGATCCACTGTTTCTCCCGCAAGACCGTAGGCCTCGCTACGCCGGTATCGTACCTCAACAAAGACCAGTGTGTCCCCGTCCTCCATGACGAGATCGATTTCACCGCGCGGGGTGCGATAGTTTTGGTCGATGAGGGACAGGCCGTGGCGGCGCAGGTAGGCGCCAGCGCGTTTCTCAGCCTTTCGTCCCGACCGCAGGTGTTTTGGCGTCCGTGCCATCACTGATGTCCAGTTGTTCGCGATACCGTACGACGGTGTCCAGCAGACGCGGGATTCCGTGGCGGAACCGGGCCCAGATCAACTGCCGATGAATGTGTCCCGCCGGGTCGATGCTCAGGCCGCTCGTCACCCCGTTGTAGTGCACTGTGTCATCGCTGGCGATGCGCCCCAGATGAGGCGCCACCGCATAGCTGTCCACACCCAGGGCAAACAGGCGGTCGTAGGGGGAGTAGGCGTAGGGCCAGCCTTTCTGGAGTTTCTGCCGCAGCGCCTCCATGCGTGGATTGCGAAGCAGCATCCATGGCATGTCGCCGAAGACGACACCGTTCAGATCGGCATCCTTGGCCGCATCCGGTCGGCCGTAGTAGATGCTGGAGGTCGAGTAAACAGGAATGTTCGAGGCCTGGTTGTAGTTCAGCTGCGGTTTGATCAGCCGGCCGCGCTGGGGATCGGCGGCAAGAAAAATCATGTCGATGTCCTGGCGAGCCCGGGGTTCGAACTTCAGCTTCAGCTTCAGTTTGTGTTGGAGCAGGGCATCGCGCTCCATGCTTTGCGTGATGTTCAACAGGTTCTGAATCGGTTTCGAATAGTCGGCTTTGTTGTTTTCGTAGGCCTCACTCGTGACGATGATTCCACCGAGGGTGCGCCAGTGGTCACTGAAGGCCTTGAACATACGTTGGCCCCATTCGTTGTCGGGATACAGAATTGCCGCCTGGCGATGGCCGTCGAGGTAGGCTCGCTCCGCGGCCTGCCTCGCCTCCTGCTCCGGCGGTAGACCAAACTGGAAAACATTGTCGTCGCGTACGTTCCCGCTGGTGTGGCTCAGGAGTATCGTCGGTACCGACAGGTCACCGCTGGATGCCAGGCGATCGACGGCATCGGCACCGAGCGGGCCGATCACCAGTTGCGCGCCATCGTCGACTGCCTGTTCGTAGAAATCCGGTGCCTTCTTTGGATCATCGCCGATGTCGTACACGCGAATCGTCGGTTTGTCCGGGCTCGGGTTGTTGGCATCCATGGCCATAAAGCCATCGCGTACGGCCTGCGCGGCCCGCCCGTAGCGGGACGTGAGCGGTAGAAGCAGGGCGATGCGATCGATGCGACCGATCATGGTCGGACGACGACTGCCAATGGTGGCGAGCAGATCAGGCGAAACCGGGTGTCCGGGATAACGCTGCTTCCATGCATCGATTGCGCCCGGGAGGCTGCGCGGGTTGTGTGCACCCTCGATACCAACGGTGGCAAGATCGATCCAGCCGCGCAGCACGGTGTTCGATTCGCGGGCACGACGGGACTGCAATTCGGCCTGCGGAAGGGAACTCAGGATGGACCACAGCTGCAGCTGATTGTTCTCAATCTTCTTCTTGTCTGCCAGATACTGCTCGCGCTTTACGAGGTCGCGAACCGAGCGGAACGGATGGCCCAGGGAGAGATTCGCTTGCGCCCGGACCCAGTAGATATCGGCGACCTGATCCGGGCCAATGTTGTGTATCCGCGAGGCGGCGGCGGCGAGAAGAATGGCGCGTGCCGAATCCCCTTCGGCATGGGCGAGCCGCGCTTCAAGTACAAGCTTGCGTGCGCGCAGAATCGGACTGAGCCCGGTTACATCAATCTCATCGATGCGTCGCCGCGCTTCTGCAAACTGGGCCGCCTGGATCGTTTGCGCCAGTGCCTTGAGCTGGTAGTCCTGCTTCCTGGGTGGTGTCGCGGTCTCAGCAAGTTGATCGTAGATTCGCGCTGCCCGCAGAAATTCACCGGCGGCCTCGGCCTGGGCGCCGGCATCGGTCGTGGCCGGGCCTTCCGTTACGGGTTTCGGGGCCGTGGTCTGACACCCATTGATCAACAACAGCACGAGGCTGAGGAGCAGGAGTCCCGCGCCCTGCCGGATCGATGTCGCCGGGGTGATTCTCACGTTCGTAGTCCAAATCGGGTATAAAGCGTGGGAAAGTATCCAAGCAGGGCACAGGCATGTCAAACGAGCGCGGGACCCTTTATCTTGTGGCGACACCCATCGGTAACCTGGGTGACATGAGCGCGCGGGCCATCGAAACACTCAAGAAAGTGGACCTGATCGCGGCCGAGGATACACGGCACAGCGCGCCCCTGCTGCGTCATTTCTCCATTGCCACCACCACCACTTCGTTTCATGAACACAACGAAGCGGAGAAGGTTGGACAGCTCGTCGACCGCCTGCGCGCGGGCGAGGATATCGCCCTGATCAGCGATGCCGGGACGCCGCTCGTAAACGACCCCGGCTATCGCCTCGTACGGGCCGCGCGCGACGATGGGCTGCGGGTTGTCGCGGTGCCCGGGCCCTGTGCTGCCATCGCCGCACTGTCAGTTTCCGGATTGCCAACCGATGAGTTTGTCTTCGCCGGCTTCCCGCCGCCGCGCCGGGAAGCGCGCCGGCGTTGGTTTCAGGAACGTGCGAACGAGCGGCGTACCCAGATTTTCTACGAAAGCCCGCATCGGATCGTGGAATCCCTGGAAGACATGGCGGCGGTCTACGGAGGGGATCGGGCGGTGGCCGTCGCAAGGGAACTGACCAAGCGTTATGAGACTGTTCTCGACGGTCCGCTGGTCGCGGTTGTCGAGCGGGTCCGGGACGATCCCAATCAACAGAAGGGCGAATTCGTGGTCCTGCTTCGGGGGCGGGAAAAGAGAGAAGACGAGATGCCGGATGAAGCGGTGCGAACCCTGGAGATCCTGGCTTCCGAGTTACCGCCGCGCCAGGCGGCGGCCCTGGCAAGCCAGATTACGGGGCTGGCAAAGAACCGCCTGTATCGGTGGCTGGTGAACTCCGGCTCCGGGAGCAGCAGCTAGCCCGGCTGGCACCAAAAGCCGCGGCTGAATATGCCTGTTACCAAGCACAGGAGGAGGGTTGTGACCGGTTCAGTGTGCGAGCCACCCCAGAATGGCGGGAGCCAGCAGACACACAAGAAACAGGCTGAGGTTCAAATAGTGGCTGATGCGATCAGCCGGACCTGGATTCTCCACGTAGCGGATGTATCCCAGTTGTGAGCCTGCTTCGATAATCACTTTTGCCAATTTGCGTTTCATCTCAGGTCTCCTAGGTTTTGTTTCCCGGGAGCGCGTTAGCCGTTCTTGCCGTGTTTAGATTGCAACCCACGTGCCATCTGTGGCGAGGGACGGGAAACCGGGACGTTTCTTTTTGCAATCATACGCTTATCAATGGGACCGGATATTGACGGACGTCGATAGTGGGCCAAAGCGATGGCTTACCGCCCACGAATGGAAAACCCAGTGCACTATTCTGGTGCGAGTTCCGAATCACGTCGTTGGTTGAGGCTGTTATCCTTCCGGCGCGGATGGTGGCGGTGTGAGTGCCTACTCCGGGAGGTGAGTTGGAGCCTTTTTAACTATATAATTGCCGGCGGAGTCGGCCAGACAGTCGCTGCGCGCTTGGCGCGTGGAGGAAAGTCCGGGCTCCACAGGGCAAGGTGCCAGGTAACGCCTGGGGGGCGAGAGCCCACGGAAAGTGCCACAGAAAATACACCGCCTAAGCGGCCCTCGGGCCGCCGGTAAGGGTGAAATGGTGCGGTAAGAGCGCACCGCGCCGCTGGCAACAGCGGTGGCAGGGAAAACCCCACCTGGAGCAAGGCCAAATAGGGGAACCATGGCGTGGCCCGCGCCGTTCCCGGGTAGGCTGCATGAGGCGTACGGCGACGTGCGTCCCAGATGAATGACTGTCCACGACAGAACCCGGCTTATCGGCTGACTCATCCTCTTCCAATCCTCCAATATTTCAGTATATTGGAGGGTTCTTCTCTATCAGTTTCTTAGAAATTCTCCCGGCGGTTCTGCCGATGACGCTTCATCGAACCTCGCTAAACGCTTGTCGAAAAAAGGAAACTTGCCCCCCTGCGGTGGGAAATTCGCTTGACAGTGCTCTGAGATGGTACATATAGTGTGGATTAGTGGGAAAATGTGGGTAAATGTGGGTAGGAGCACTTCCGGGAGGAGGTATGTATCGCGGTGTCAGCACCATCAATCTGGACAGCAAGGGGCGAATGGCGATTCCGACGCGCTATCGCGATGGCCTGCTGCGCCAGTGCGAAGGCCATATGGTGGTCACCGTCGATCGTGACACCTGCCTGCTTCTGTACCCCCTGCCCGAATGGGAAGAGATCGAGCGCAAACTGGTGCGCCTCCCGAGTTTTAACAAGCAGGCCCGGCGCCTGCAGCGACTGCTGATCGGACATGCCACCGAATGCGAACTGGACGGCAACGGGCGCATCCTGTTGCCCCCGCCGCTACGCGAGTTCGCCGGCCTGGACAAGGCAGTGGTACTCATCGGTCAGGGCAACAAATTCGAGGTATGGGATGAGGCCCGCTGGGCCAGCCGGCGTGACGAGTGGATGCAGGCCGGAGATGAAGACGAAGGCGAACTCCCGGACGAACTGGGTTCGCTGTCGTTATAGG from the Acidiferrobacteraceae bacterium genome contains:
- the petA gene encoding ubiquinol-cytochrome c reductase iron-sulfur subunit, which codes for MSNDGVDRNRRRLLTITTGLGAVGVVGAAVPFVMSMEPSARARAAGAPVEVPIGKIEPGQMITVQWRGKPVWVLRRTKKMLDEIKKDESLLVDPFSKVKTQQPPYVGPETRSIKPEYLVLVGICTHLGCSPKPKLQIGAASGMGPNWPGGFFCPCHGSKFDLSGRVFKNVPAPTNLVVPPYKYLSDTRIIIGVDEKKGAA
- a CDS encoding cytochrome b N-terminal domain-containing protein, whose product is MQKLISWIDDRFPLIETWEYHLSKYYAPKNFNVWYYFGSLAVVVLVIQIVTGIFLTMHYKPDTHLAFASVEYIMRDVDYGRDVDYGWLIRYMHSTGASFFFITVYLHMFRGLMYGSYRGPRELLWIIGVVIFIALMAEAFMGYLLPWGNMSYWGAQVIISLFDAIPYVGHGLSEWIRGDFVVSDATLNRFFAFHVIAVPLVLIVLVFLHLVALHAVGSNNPDGIEIKKNKGEDGIPLDGIPFHPYYTVGKDLFGVVVFLMIYSAVVFLGPELGGIFLEHDNFVPANILQTPPEIKPLWYFTPFYSILRATTSDLKPILGAFFGVVGAISAYYSRGKILRVGVIGAIVAVLILGLYVLEAKVWGVILMGSSLVVLFFLPWLDQSPVKSVRYRGWIYKLALTVFVIAFIILGYLGMKTPAGVDLIWFQNKTWAQVFTIIYFSFFFLMPFYTRWDKTKPVPERVTK
- a CDS encoding cytochrome c1, which gives rise to MKKVLITVMLALLPAVSFAAAEKSCGEIDCDHVQVDLGDRESLQRGARLFVNYCLSCHSASYMRYNRMAKDLGIGDKMVEKYMGFITDKEGKFKVGELMKANMTPEVAKATFNTVPPDLSDVARSRGPDWIYTYMRSFYSDTTPSGWNNLVFPHVAMPNVLYGLQGVQRAVFETKKDGEREFLRIETEKPGSMSEKQYDAAMRDLTNFMVYLGEPAKLVRYRLGVFVLLFLAVLLLFSWMLKKDYWKDIH
- a CDS encoding glutathione S-transferase N-terminal domain-containing protein, whose amino-acid sequence is MASPANRKPVMTLYSGTTDPFSHRTRIVLFEKDVECHIEFIDPNNKPRELAELNPYNQVPVMVDRDLVLYESLIINEYLDERLPHPPLMPVDPVNRAKARLMLFRFDRDWYSLFPVIEGSDKKAATKARNIIRDGLTVISPVFKHQEFFLGDELSLVDCSLAPVLWRLQHFNIILPRQAKPILDYGERLFARKSFQLSLTELEREMVK
- a CDS encoding ClpXP protease specificity-enhancing factor SspB is translated as MKTLKASLLDAVYGWALDNQFTPYLVAVADYPGIEVPESAVDQGTVVLNIHPRAVRDFVLDDDFVTFSARFSGQARTVSVPVAAVTALYAQENGEGVSFALPEPPADPTGTRPAAGDRPALKIVK
- a CDS encoding FecR domain-containing protein, with the translated sequence MRLRRIVPLATLLVLPHVALANDVGIFSEVDGDVTILRGDTYYQAATGVDVNEQDIIETGKQGSAQLDLEDGSSLRIAGNSRVLLSDYQLREDGNVVRATVDVLTGWLRFAVSKLHGHSSYGFNTPVMTIGIRGTQGIIQADTGDGSLMLEEGHVRVHGIDEEGNEKPGEEAVDAGQYLSRQRGRMFARRAGAPAGFWSRLPARMKLRLVRRAQLLKRHGIQPRPIRRMQRRDMLRYLHNHPAMKWRLRRRFQARWKDDPEFRKAFARHRRDVRERRQNWRERRRVHRHLVD
- a CDS encoding O-acetyl-ADP-ribose deacetylase produces the protein MLRAIRADITTLQVDAIVNAANESLLGGGGVDGAIHRAAGPELLAACREIGGCPTGEARITAGFRLPARYVVHTVGPVWHGGDAGEAALLANCYRNSLELALQQGDIRTIAFPGISTGVYGYPKEEAARVAITICRDYDSRFEEIVFCCFSVEDRERYERLLAAESD